The DNA sequence agaATCTctgtgtaattttaattattttaaaataatttattttttttactatttatgagattaaataagtaaaactttctatatataattaagagcCCTAATAGtatcaaaaatttcaataaaatatatgtatatgctaaTGAAAGTCAGCTGATCATTACCACAGTTTAACTGTCATTACGCTATTGACTTACgttcgaaaattatatttataaggtAGAGTAACATTGAATTGACCAATCAGACAAAGTAAAAGCAGAaaagatttctttcttttgattGGTCAATTAAACGTTACTTTTCCAGTAGAATTTCTGAACACATCCATGCTGTTCGCGCTGCTACCTGCTACTACGCATGCGCGAAAAAATGGCTCCAACTCTCATAAATTGAGCTCGTGAAGTGCTTTGACGTTTCGAAAATTTCATTGTCCTGAGTGAtggaataaatttcaaaacggTAATATGTGTTTGTAAAAcgcacaatattttaaataatataaaatcgcaAGAACAAAGTATCGCGAAATCTAAAATAACCATCATATATGATGATTGATACGCGCGAGTGATGATTATATCGACGAATCTTGCAGCAGAGGGCATTCTTGCAACCCTTTCACATATAATTGCATTCAGGTATGTAAAACGTTGTTATATATCGAGATATAAATaaggaaaaaggaaatataagatttattcaACGAGGTGTTATGTTTACAgtaacacaaatatatttcatttttattcgaaaacaACAAACACATCTAGAGATCGCGGCGCAGATTTTGCGCGCCCGTAAAACGTAACACTATGCAAGTgtctatatgtgtatatttgtgtatatctTTGTGTGATGGATactcttttatcttttcaatacaatacacacacacactcgcTTAGGtatgttataatgttattaatataataatcgcgATACAGAGAGATTTATGTTCGCAAAAACGAACAGcgaaatacacatataaaaagtttaaatttctaagaaataaatataagcgttaaataataaataattattataattatatattcgttCTGTTGTACATAGTTTCGAACATGTCacagtctttttttttttttttttttttatttccacacTTTCTTCTTAGATAAAGTTCAcgcaattatattgtttattatgtCGTTGCTTTCTACTCTCTATCTCGCTGTTGGTACTTGCGCATAAATCCgcatgtttttaataattgcgaAGACAAATGAATGAAAAGTCAATGGATGATAGTCAATGTTGCGATCAATAatgattctttaattaattattatgaaatcaTGCGGTGAAGTACTATCCAAATCTATTATGAAACCTTACATAGAGAACCTCGTAATTGCAATTCTACGTAATATACGTTTCATaggaatatgttttaaattaagctGTGCGTCTACCTGAGaatattctgttttttttttttccatttgaaATCTGCAATGTGCAATGAGTGACAGGACTTTTCGATATACACGCACAGCCTCGAAATTTCACAAAATCTCGATAAAAAGATATTCGCTTCGTTTGCCATAAGTATGATTCATTGCCTTCGATGATTACATGCTTTTATAGGCCGTTACATCGTGGCAAGATATCTATCTTGCGGCATTTGGCTATTGAAAATGTCCGCTAACGATAATTCTGTCCTTATTAAGACTTATCTCGATCCTGTCTATCGTGAATCGCTAATTTTCTACATCACTAGTACCATCAATTTTTCGATGATAAATCATGATTCTCAgataattgcaatttataccacttataaatctttaatgcACCAGCTGTCTTTTTGGTTACCGAGAATCCTTGGTACTATACCAGGAGATATATCGGTAATGTCtttgttattgtttttttgAACAAACATTTgttcaaaaaaagaaagagagacaaaatttgtaaactattttaaaaacataaagtCGTACCTATGGTCCATTTTATAAGGTATATTCAGAATAGACTCTACAAATTTCGAACATAGttcgtttttttttgtctccAAACGCGTACATCTTCGATATCGCGACATTTCAAATGTGtggaatgtatatattacacttGGCTAGATTAAATAGGTCTCTCTactgtctttcttttttttttttttttttttttttgtcagtttatATCTCGTTTTTGCGTCCTCGCCGCGAACGCTTTCTCAGACTAACGCTTATAAGATCTCTAAGtacaagtataatataattaatctcaaTTCTCTCAATGGCCAAGTCAATTGGACtctaatttgatatataataattttctataggTACTCCACTACACTGTTTTTCCAAAGTTCGTATAAACCCTGCTAAAATTTCGCCGATTATTTTCATTGGCGGGTGGCCGCGACCGAAGTGagacgtatatatttataagatgcTTTTACACAGAGAAAAATCGTTccctttatctttttttaatcttcataATACAGTTATTCAGTTTATATTAATGAGTTCAAAGTTGTCCTAACGATTGATTTATATGACTTTTATACATGGATGAGTatatgaatatgtatgaattttaataataatgctttaatattgttatacttctgataaatataattctactGCGTTCGGTTGGCCACCCATACTCTACTATCATTTAAACTTATCCAAAACtggtatcaaatatttttcgacaAATGTATAAGAGAAACTGACGGGTtctagatttaattttaatacgagtatgataaattaaaaataaatttaatgtacaaaattaataactttcaaGAAGTTTAATGCAAATCAGAGAGAAATTTAAGTTGAACCCTTTTTTATAATGACTttgtaaatgatataaatcattttaataaaattttatattcaatatataaatataaatataattgtatttcaattaatacatcaattaatttatcatctaTAATGCTCGCAAGATATTGGCAAATCTAATTGGCGTTTCAACTGCagcgatttaataattttatttactttttacaaaacaaaattttaaatattatttcatatatataattttgtaattaatttttctaattagatCTAAAGAGAACACGTCAGATTCTGTTTACATTGTCTACAAAAATCGTCATCTTAGAAAGAGAAGaacaaataagaatatttctgATTCGTTGAGAATTCATTGACGACGGTTTTTAtcgttaaaagaaatattactttCAATATTGGAAGTAAATCGTTATCGATAAATCTATCCACTGCTTTGTCTCATAAAAAAGATCTTACtactatttatctatttatctaatttgAGGAATTGTTTAATTGAGGCCTGTACATTTGGCGCATCGTcagtgttaaaattatttttcgattagttattaatttttacatgcatgtttattatttttaaatcgtcTTTAAAAGTGAGCTTTAATAGCGGAAAAATGTTTGTGCAttctgtatttataattttcttgcaattataatataaaaaaaagaaaactctacacacatatataattgattaagaaaaatattttagcttAACAACAatcaagaattattaattaatatattcagtgatatagaaaagtaaatatgaaatatttttaaaacagctACACAAAATAGACATTTAAATTGCACGAATAATTATAGACATGTGCGTCAACAATAACTATCATATTAACAACAGATTCTATCATGTTCATAATaggtaataatttaataattatgcatcATCACGTGCTTTAACGATTATATTGCTCTTTCAGACAAAGTCTAAAGATATAATTGCGAATTTCGAATTATACGTAAATTTAAAGCTTGAAAAcccaataaatatattaaatatttatctaactCTTAGTTGACGATTTAGATACTCTTTGTTagttcaataataattatatagtgcaattcttaaaattttttgcaagctAGCATATATAAGACTCGTTCCGCAACATTTTTGGATCTTTAGATTCTTCGATTTGACGTatctttaaaaagttaaagtgTGAATATTTCCTGGATATTTGCgcgcatttaataattaacattagtTATTCATACATTATCTGCGAATAATTGAAGCACATAAAAGACGtattatttaactattaaattaaaaaaatagtaaaaaaattgtcgatgttgtattttgattatttaaaaatgattataaaaaataggcctattgatataaaatatatattgtgaattacttattgaaagattaataaacgtccacacacacacatacacagatTTCAATACGCAACCAGATTAATCaagatttaaatcaattaaaaattgaaattatttatatattctattccgcgaaaaataactttacaattgattgaaaaacaaattcaataaactattaaatttttaagttttatatattctaacagtattattaatcgcgattaaaaatcttatttcaaaGCATTATTACTTGCTttgtaatcttattttatcaatctCAAACATATCCCCAATCTGATCAAATATGAAATCTTGATGATTCTTTGTATATCTTATCCAGCATACTTCTCAATTAGCACAAACCTTGTCTAGAATCAATCATAAATTTCGTTTCCACGTACGAAATTTTTCCTAACTCGTCAACAGTCGCTGCTCTCGAAGAACGGTGGGCAAGATTGAGAATCGATATCTTTCTAGATATCGACTCTGGTAAGAAACCTTTTCAAATGAAGATCCAATggcaaaatttattcattcgaCATGAGTTGCACGCTATCATCGGCCGATCGATGGAGCCGTCGAACTTCTGACAAGGAACGAATCGGCGTCGGATGTAGTAACGAGAAAGGATGAGAATGCCGAtctggaataaaaaaaaaatttcaaatattccaGAATTAGAGAGTCGTCAtatatttcatgatttttcatatatatttatatgttttaaattattatcaaaaaatgtgtgtgtgtgtgtgtgtaagttatcatatataaatttatttataaattataatgcaattaaaatttaattatatgcaagtatatgtaattattattatgatcacatttataaagaaaattaataaatatgatcatAGGTTCTCGTATAATCCTAGATAATCATAGATTATTGAAATAgccttgaaattattttattgattcaaCAGTATCGATAGAATAGAgagttattacaatatttccgACCGGCCACCGAGAAACCTTAATTTATTCgggttaaaaataataagagacaATATATGTgcacgagaaagagaaagagatattgCGCGTGTCCATAAGTGCAATGCCAAGGTCGGATGTAAATGTCTGTCGTGAATGGATCGATTTACCGAAGCTCTGATCTATATTTCCATTTCTATACGGTATATCGTGCGTCGGcgtaattttatctaaacaCGTGGAAAGTTTCTCCTTGATTCGATTAAACAATTTCATTCTCTCATACACATACGAACTTACATGATATATGCTCATTAAATATCTCTTCTTGAAggattctaattattattaactcgAGAGAAACAAACACACTCTAATTagtactatatatacatagatatcaCTAGCGTTTcatcgatttttaattaattaatttctcatcgCTTTTCCAATTTATAAAGAAGAGATATTATGTTACATATCCTTTTATTGAAATTCTCACCTCTGATATCGGTCAATGGCTCGCTCCTGGAGAGCTCGTGCTCGTTATTACGATGCGAAGGCGTTTTTGATGGACTTTTAGCTTGCAGTATCGCGTCATTCTTGAATGGGGTAGTATTCTGATCCTGATGGGGAAACTGAAAGGCTGTGGAATTGGGCCACGAAGCCGGAGGTGGACTGCGCACTAGGTGCTCGTGTACCTGGGCGAGTGTGAGAGGATCCGCGTCACCTAATTCCTAAAAGCATGTGcggttattattttaagataaatttgaCGAAGGCTATGGTCAACTACTTcactcttaattaaatttttttatagcatataaaattgtttagaaTATTAGGATTTGACGTAATGGAAAAGAGGAAGAATCATGCTATCGTGTTATCTCATTTTGTTTAGaagtaaattgcaaaaattttattgtatctcCAAAAGTTTGAATTTGGGATTTTACCTGCGACATCAGAATCGCATCGTCAGACTCGGACTCCTCGATCGATTCTACGAGGCTTTCTCGACTTGCTAATACCTGCATAATTAGAAGAAATTTGCACAAGTGAGCcgatatgtatattgtagaGTAAAATAtaggtaaaatatattagatattcaagaaataaaagagtCTACTATGTTATTATAAcactttattcttttttccgTAACCAGAAAGTTAATAcattaactaaaaatattaagctaAAAATTAACTGGTTTTTTTAcgtataacattaaattttgaagttgacgaaaaaaagaaatctgaatttaaaaaatcacaaagatacctgctttttaaaatattcgagAATTGTTTACGATCGAAAAGTTTTCAAGATTAAAAGACCGAAGAAAATCTGAtaagataatgtaatataataattaagccAAACCTGTAAGAAAGGATTGTCCTGACGACTCAGTCTGAGTGCCTCCATGTCCTGATCGATGTTACGCGTTCTACCGGGTGTCAGGGTCAGAATTGAATGCGAGGGTGATGGCTGACAGGAGACGACAACGTCCACCGCTGTCACACTCAAGGTCGACGGAATTCGTGACATCGTGTTGTCATTCTCCGAGCCGCTCCGACGACAAGCGGTGGTAATAATTGCTGCAAGCAATTTTGCTCATGTTATCGATTAGgcgcttttattataaattataagattataagatACAAATCATTtgagatacaaaatataatttctaatcttTTCTTAATCTTTATGTAATCTAGAActctatataaatctatattaactgaaattgttttcttaattaaatatatggaacaa is a window from the Anoplolepis gracilipes chromosome 17, ASM4749672v1, whole genome shotgun sequence genome containing:
- the LOC140675135 gene encoding uncharacterized protein, which translates into the protein MIHVSSESAHIRYDRMKRKGAAFLTNLFKSRKLTVGMKINEDEEMERAPRVETPAIITTACRRSGSENDNTMSRIPSTLSVTAVDVVVSCQPSPSHSILTLTPGRTRNIDQDMEALRLSRQDNPFLQVLASRESLVESIEESESDDAILMSQELGDADPLTLAQVHEHLVRSPPPASWPNSTAFQFPHQDQNTTPFKNDAILQAKSPSKTPSHRNNEHELSRSEPLTDIRDRHSHPFSLLHPTPIRSLSEVRRLHRSADDSVQLMSNE